From a region of the Daphnia pulicaria isolate SC F1-1A chromosome 1, SC_F0-13Bv2, whole genome shotgun sequence genome:
- the LOC124326936 gene encoding sodium- and chloride-dependent GABA transporter 1-like, whose protein sequence is MAEYTKNEECEELNRPETETEPREYTNVGITKEELKNPEVQGEILRTDAEDQEVNDQNTMDSNVVGYGKYSFETNEVGDEQQVTSELKNGDSPQQSTSIPVKAQAAIDQKVEIFHLVNNQENVQLSIDAKFGVENKGFSTSCANLSLGHKSSDETSTALTPLTVKPSPVEIATIIYGKTPNNDQPTSLNSQQVERGGWSNEWDFLFSCISVSVGLGNIWRFPYLCFKNGGGTFLVTYFIAMVFCGIPIFYQEVAIGQYLGVGGMTLVAELAPIMKGVGYATMTVVFLIDIYYSIIIAWTLFYLIASFTALPGLPWQSCENSWNTLNCFLPTSNISILHNDSVSAVEEFWSRRVLAITDGIDNAGAMRWELFGVLILSWMFVYFIIWKGINQSGYIIWFTALFPYVILCVLVVRAVTLDGASDGLLYYITPKWDLLLTSGPWIDGATQIFFAYSIGTGALPALGSYNKFNHNCYRDAIITCIVNTFTCLIAGVVTFSILGNIASATNSSIESVVSSGPGLVFITYPEVVLRLPGAPIWAILFFIMLAILGIDSEFCMIEAFVTGIVDNWPNQLRKYRRLFVVSTIIVIFLLSLPMITEGGVYLFQVMDYYSASGMSMLFLVFFQTISINWIFGGKRFCSCIEEMLGKKSSWFLYVCWVFLAPAVMLGIFVFSIVQYTPVTYGSDYQYPKWAEILGICISLSSMLWIPLYIVYYILTTPGTLREVLTKGVTPVFKIRIESASASKQPVEREFEHESFPAVAKNELDPVSKSTTLLVDP, encoded by the exons ATGGCGGAGTACACTAAAAATGAAGAGTGTGAAGAATTGAATCGACCAGAAACGGAAACAGAACCGCGTGAATATACCAATGTAGGCATTACAAAAgaggaattaaaaaatcctGAAGTGCAAGGGGAAATTCTACGTACCGATGCGGAAGATCAAGAAGTAAATGATCAAAATACTATGGATTCAAATGTAGTAGGATATGGGAAATATTCTTTCGAAACAAACGAAGTCGGTGATGAGCAACAAGTTACATCCGAATTGAAAAATGGAGATTCGCCACAGCAGTCTACTTCGATACCGGTGAAAGCCCAAGCAGCAATTGATCAAAAAGTAGAAATTTTTCACTTGGTaaataatcaagaaaatgttcaaTTGTCCATTGACGCAAAGTTTGGTGTAGAAAATAAAGGATTTAGtacgtcgtgcgcgaaccttTCTTTAGGTCATAAATCGAGTGATGAAACATCAACAGCGTTAACGCCGCTAACCGTTAAACCATCACCAGTAGAAATCGCAACAATAATTTACGGAAAAACTCCTAACAATGACCAACCAACAAGTTTAAATTCTCAACAAGTAGAAAGAGGTGGATGGAGCAATGAATGGGACTTCCTTTTTTCGTGCATCAGTGTTTCGGTTGGACTGGGAAACATTTGGAGATTTCCATATCTCTGCTTTAAAAATGGTGGCG GAACTTTTTTGGTCACCTATTTCATTGCTATg GTATTTTGTGGAATCCCTATTTTCTACCAAGAGGTTGCAATTGGACAATATTTAGGAGTCGGAGGGATGACACTGGTAGCTGAACTAGCACCCATTATGAAAG gTGTTGGGTACGCGACGATG ACTGTCGTATTTTTGATCGATATCTACTATTCCATCATCATTGCATGGACGTTGTTCTATCTGATTGCTTCCTTTACCGCACTTCCAGGACTGCCGTGGCAATCTTGTG AGAATTCATGGAACACACTCAATTGTTTCTTGCCAACGTCCAATATCAGTATCCTGCACAACGACTCAGTCTCAGCGGTGGAGGAATTTTGGAG TCGGCGAGTGTTGGCAATCACTGACGGCATAGACAATG CCGGAGCGATGCGATGGGAGCTGTTTGGTGTTCTCATCCTTTCTTGGATGTTTGTCTACTTCATTATTTGGAAAGGAATCAACCAAAGTGGATAT ATTATTTGGTTTACTGCCTTGTTTCCTTACGTAATCTTATGTGTGCTGGTCGTAAGAGCTGTAACTTTGGATGGGGCCAGTGACGGACTTTTATACTACATTACTCCCAAATG GGATCTTTTGCTTACATCGGGACCATGGATAGACGGCGCTACTCAAATCTTTTTCGCCTACAGCATTGGAACGG GTGCTTTGCCAGCACTGGGTTCATACAACAAATTTAATCACAACTGCTACAG AGACGCCATTATTACGTGCATTGTAAATACATTCACGTGTTTAATAGCCGGCGTCGTAACG ttttcaattttgggAAACATCGCTTCAGCTACGAATTCATCAATTGAGTCAGTTGTTTCATCCGGACCTGGCCTCGTATTTATTACCTACCCGGAAGTGGTTCTACGTCTCCCTGGGGCTCCAATATgggctattttatttttcatcatgCTTGCA ATTTTAGGTATTGATAG TGAATTCTGCATGATTGAGGCTTTTGTTACTGGAATTGTGGATAACTGGCCAAATCAGTTAAGGAAGTACAGAAGACTATTTGTAGTATCTACCATTATCGTCATATTCTTGCTTTCCTTACCAATGATAACTGAG GGAGGAGTGTACCTATTCCAAGTCATGGACTACTACTCAGCTAGTGGAATGTCGATGCTTTTCTTGGTATTCTTTCAAACAATTTCTAttaattggatttttggaGGAAAGCGATTTTGCAGTTGTATCGAGGAAATGCTCGGCAAGAAATCCTCGTGGTTTTTATACGTCTGTTGGGTTTTCTTAGCTCCTGCTGTCATGTTG GGCATCTTTGTATTTTCTATTGTGCAATATACACCAGTCACCTATGGAAGCGATTATCAGTATCCCAAATGGGCCGAAATTTTAGGAATTTGTATATCTTTATCATCCATGCTCTGGATACCGCTTTATATCGTTTACTATATTTTAACAACACCGGGAACATTGCGTGAG GTTTTAACCAAGGGAGTCACACCGGTTTTCAAGATTCGAATTGAATCAGCATCAGCTTCAAAGCAGCCTGTTGAACGTGAATTTGAACATGAATCCTTTCCAGCAGTAGCTAAAAATGAATTAGATCCTGTTAGTAAATCCACGACTCTTTTGGTGGACCCTTAA
- the LOC124327716 gene encoding sodium- and chloride-dependent GABA transporter 1-like, producing the protein MSNQCVNEAFELGENLSDRDVETDEAKNKKQETASAPNGMHSQILPEDDLRIPETMLKTSPDEETVSQIALTEEKTKEDVDVKEENETSERGAWSNKLDFLFSCISVSVGLGNIWRFPYLCYKNGGGAFLIAYFVAMVFCGIPIFYAEVALGQYLGVGGMTFIGQIVPIMKGVGFATMVVVVLIDIYYTIIIAWTLFYLIASFTALPSLPWAGCNNTWNTPNCYVPTEITNLTIGASISSSSVSAVEEFWTERVLGITDGIENLSSVRWELFGTLILAWILVYFIIWKGLNESGYIVWFTALFPYAILLVLLVRAVTLEGAEIGLLYYVTPKWDLLLTAGPWIDGTTQIFFAYSIGTGALPALGSYNTFKYNCFRDAMITCLVNTLTCLIAGVVTFAILGTIAHSTNASIDSVVNSGPGLVFITYPEVVLRLPGAPAWAVLFFIMLAVLGIDSEFCNVESFVTGLSDNWPEKLRKNRKFFTFLCVLVMFLFDIPMITKGGVYVFQLMDYYSASGMSMLFLVFFQTISIAWIFGTSRFCDCIEQMSGKRPSWFFYICWSFLGPLVMAGVFLFYVIQYIPVTYGENYQYPWWAEVIGIIISLSSMLWIPGYAAYYIITTPGTLREVLVKGMTPICKPRKGAPSLPLSGGLKEANELENIL; encoded by the exons ATGTCGAATCAATGTGTGAACGAAGCGTTTGAGCTAGGTGAGAATTTGAGCGATCGAGATGTTGAAACCGATgaagcgaaaaataaaaaacaggaGACCGCTTCTGCTCCGAATGGAATGCACAGCCAAATTTTACCTGAGGATGATTTGAGGATACCTGAGACAATGTTAAAGACATCGCCAGATGAAGAAACAGTATCCCAGATCGCTCTGActgaagagaaaacaaaggaaGATGTCGACGTcaaggaagaaaatgaaacaagtgAACGCGGGGCATGGAGCAACAAACTAGACTTTCTATTTTCCTGCATCAGTGTTTCGGTTGGATTGGGAAATATTTGGCGTTTCCCATATCTAT GTTATAAAAATGGTGGAG GTGCGTTTTTGATAGCATATTTTGTCGCTATGGTGTTCTGTGGCATTCCGATATTCTATGCAG AGGTCGCATTAGGTCAATATTTAGGAGTTGGGg GCATGACCTTTATCGGTCAAATAGTGCCCATCATGAAAG GAGTTGGTTTTGCCACCATG GTGGTTGTCGTACTTATCGACATTTATTATACCATAATCATCGCATGGACCCTATTTTACTTGATTGCTTCATTTACAGCTTTACCAAGTCTCCCGTGGGCTGGCTGTA ATAACACATGGAACACACCCAATTGTTATGTTCCGACTGAAATTACGAATTTAACTATCGGTGCCAGCATATCCAGCTCCTCAGTGTCGGCAGTCGAAGAGTTTTGGAC GGAACGGGTTTTAGGTATTACAGATGGCATCGAAAACTTGTCTTCCGTTCGTTGGGAACTCTTTGGAACATTGATATTGGCGTGGATTCTTGTCTATTTCATCATCTGGAAGGGTTTGAACGAAAGCGGTTAC ATTGTCTGGTTTACTGCCTTATTTCCTTACGCTATTCTTCTGGTTCTCCTTGTCCGAGCAGTTACACTTGAAGGCGCCGAGATAGGATTACTCTACTATGTTACTCCAAAATG GGACCTTCTGCTGACTGCTGGTCCGTGGATTGATG gTACGACGCAGATCTTCTTTGCGTACAGTATAGGAACAGGGGCGTTGCCCGCTCTAGGCTCATACAATACTTTTAAGTATAATTGCTTCAG ggaCGCTATGATAACTTGCTTAGTTAACACCTTGACGTGTTTGATTGCAGGAGTCGTTACG TTTGCCATTCTTGGAACAATTGCCCATTCCACTAATGCTAGCATCGATTCTGTGGTGAATTCTGGACCTGGTCTTGTTTTTATAACCTATCCGGAAGTTGTTTTGCGTCTTCCAGGTGCACCAGCCTGGGCAGTCCTTTTCTTTATCATGCTTGCG GTGCTCGG GATCGATTCTGAATTTTGCAATGTGGAATCCTTCGTAACTGGTCTTAGCGATAATTGGCCCGAAAAATTGAGGAAAAACCGAAAATTCTTCACATTTCTATGTGTTTTGgttatgtttctttttgatattCCCATGATAACTAAG gGTGGTGTTTACGTATTTCAACTAATGGATTACTACTCTGCCAGCGGAATGTCTATGctttttctggttttctttCAAACCATCTCTATTGCATGGATATTTGGTACCAGTCGATTCTGTGACTGTATCGAACAAATGTCAGGAAAAAGACCGTCTTGGTTCTTCTACATCTGTTGGTCCTTTTTAGGTCCACTTGTCATGGCA gGCGTGTTCCTCTTTTACGTAATTCAGTACATCCCAGTAACGTATGGTGAGAACTACCAATATCCATGGTGGGCTGAAGTGATTGG AATTATCATCAGCTTGTCTTCTATGTTGTGGATTCCTGGTTATGCCGCCTACTACATTATAACCACCCCTGGAACCTTGAGagaa GTATTGGTTAAAGGAATGACTCCTATTTGCAAGCCGAGAAAGGGTGCACCATCATTACCGCTTTCTGGTGGCTTGAAAGAGGCAAACGAacttgaaaacattttataa
- the LOC124325292 gene encoding thioredoxin domain-containing protein 11-like, which translates to MPDGDQQILTNKPLEYSLCVKYLSTTMRYLGEILVVILFVFTSYASLQKGSLKIQSQSPPVPLLNSNATVSDFYGGDIATPFTTVLHSDVSLVMYYAPWDFDSQLAIHDFEKIAKKYKGQVFCSSINCWVSNGACKKTFPKLRSFPLILGYVGGTKGVQYRGPLQYEYLDKFVQSLLKPLKRIETVADLYKLLTQSTAVVTGYFNFDSVKPNGFYSFYLASLRNLEYDAHESIAFAIATNPNAANRLGINLITTSQQFDVRLHLWNETLIYPHNENTIDVPRFLQWIHYRSHSPIQLIWPSCRKNQLIQHYLIEQQRPSLILFTSTLTPSYQTLMVKEIAFDYNNCAFSLRIARLIEEIQRQRYAMETSRLAAERQCSIFEKERECGLSNTSLYINASITTDSSVEKTCGFSFEPTLFKFQGLGCRTNRSLKFFVINSNQYPNFLMNLGYSSKEIRQNANIALIVDPKAESHYIMSQTLSKENLENFIVNYTENSLRRFQRSHQKSKLCPPDRVCLEEISTDEFEKVVLDPSHDAIVFYRKNGCVFCEVGARFFLKLSLMFSLSAASFLENTDLRQIRFATINAEENDLPWQFTVDKYPSIVFYPAYRKSESRLYPHNLELNEANLLNFTLSQLSIKNRVSWFIHFCRDTPCLQEAHRQIDAQIGIIDRQIRVFRNRLLWSIDGDRASMEELRGWVKERHFFKELSYSVRKTVVRILRRMNRDGYPNGVRITAAE; encoded by the exons ATGCCAGACGGTGATCAACAGATATTGACGAATAAACCGCTTGAATATTCACTCTGTGTGAAATATTTATCAACTACAATGCGATATCTCGGGGAGATTCTCGTCGttattctttttgtatttacaTCCTATGCAAGTCTACAGAAAGG GTCATTGAAAATACAATCTCAGTCACCACCTGTGCCTCTCCTAAATAGTAATGCAACTGTAAGTGACTTTTATGGAGGTGATATCGCAACTCCTTTTACTACAGTACTACACTCTGATGTCTCACTAGTCATGTACTATGCTCCGTGGGACTTTGATTCTCAATTAGCAATTCATGATTTTGAGAAAATTGCCAAGAAATATAAAGGGCAG gTGTTCTGTTCTTCTATCAACTGTTGGGTTTCCAATGGTGCCTGCAAAAAAACGTTCCCCAAGCTCAGAAGCTTTCCACTAATACTG GGCTATGTAGGAGGGACTAAAGGTGTCCAATATAGAGGTCCACTTCAGTATGAATATTTGGataaatttgttcaaagtttgCTCAAACcgctgaaaagaattgaaactgTTGCTGACCTATACAAATTATTGACTCAGTCCACT gcTGTTGTTACAGGTTACTTCAACTTTGACTCAGTAAAACCAAATgggttttattcattttatttagcaTCCTTGAGAAACTTGGAATATGATGCCCATGAATCAATTGCATTTGCAATTGCAACAAATCCTAATGCTGCAAATAGACTTGGAATTAATTTGATAACAACTTCTCAGCAGTTTGACGTACGATTGCATTTGTGGAACGAGACTCTG aTTTATCCTCATAATGAAAACACAATCGATGTCCCTCGGTTTTTGCAGTGGATTCATTACCGTAGCCATTCCCCGATTCAATTAATTTGGCCTAGCTGTCGAAAAAACCAATTGATTCAACACTACCTCATTGAGCAACAGCGACCTTCCCTTATTCTCTTCACATCAACATTGACTCCTTCATATCAAACTCTGATG GTGAAAGAAATAGCATTTGACTACAACAATTGTGCTTTCTCTCTTCGAATAGCCAGACTTATAGAAGAAATTCAGCGCCAAAGATATGCAATGGAAACTTCTCGATTAGCAGCCGAAAGACAATGTAgcatatttgaaaaagaaagggaaTGCGGTTTGAGCAATACGTCACTTTATATCAATGCTTCAATCACTACCGATAGCAGCGTCGAAAAAACCTGTGGATTCTCATTTGAACCgacattattcaaatttcaaggCCTGGGCTGCCGTACAAATCgcagtttaaaattttttgttatcaaTTCGAACCAATATCCAAATTTCCTGATGAACTTAGGCTATTCATCAAAAGAAATTCGCCAAAATGCTAACATTGCATTGATCGTCGATCCCAAG GCAGAATCCCATTACATTATGAGCCAGACGTTGTCAAAGGaaaacttagaaaattttatcGTTAACTATACGGAAAACAGCTTGAGGCGATTTCAGCGAAGCcaccaaaaatcaaaattgtgtCCACCCGACCGGGTTTGTCTGGAAGAAATCTCGAcggatgaatttgaaaaagttgtgcTCGATCCATCGCACGACGCGATCGTCTTTTACAGAAAGAATGGATGCGTATTTTGTGAGGTTGGCgctcgtttctttttgaaactgTCTCTGATGTTTTCCTTGTCAGCTGCATCGTTTCTGGAGAACACCGATCTGCGCCAGATCAGATTTGCCACTATCAATGCCGAAGAGAACGACTTGCCTTGGCAGTTTACTGTCGATAAATATCCTTCCATCGTTTTCTATCCGGCATACAG gaAGTCGGAGAGTCGTCTATACCCACATAATTTGGAATTAAATGAAGCAAACCTGCTGAACTTCACACTTTCTCAGTTGAGCATTAAAAATCGGGTGTCGtggtttattcatttttgtcGTGACACTCCTTGCCTACAAGAAGCTCACAGACAGATTGATGCTCAAATAGGGATAATTGATCGGCAAATTCGAGTTTTCCGTAATCGTTTACTGTGGTCAATTGACGGTGATCGGGCATCGATGGAAGAGTTACGGGGCTGGGTTAAAGAACGTCATTTTTTCAAAGAGCTCAGCTATTCCGTCCGGAAAACAGTGGTTCGCATACTACGACGAATGAACCGCGACGGATATCCTAATGGCGTTCGTATAACTGCTGCTGAATGA
- the LOC124321135 gene encoding uncharacterized protein LOC124321135 produces the protein MNVLLALWLVSCVNFPAVVQSSDIIFENASLASRGSILNDIQALNISCFPKDTCYDDKVSRIIDSPVWTKRSCLCDDSCIHFGDCCPESKQFDPKQQRIAEAKFSCLQLRQYNFNWIVNKCPKDANPEVTQACETEPAEWQIHSDPISYMPVTNQVSGITYRNLNCAQCHQDVPATLANNQSSLLRFWNPRLECNSLLADSSILNTMTKDVLASKVQWDKEKKMWGLMVDIDGHGEQFHSCFIDPALPDDLVSSLRSCQPSINECPPEWMDEDVRNKCLSYTSFVYRPQEIFRNMHCAICNGAQPQELSCESSDISFRKLPNYLHDFNPSAFALLFDLKDKDGNGMVGQEKSCEDGQLYDPFSRKCRPVFCSQPGTVYREGRCYAPETGSATTISTDVDSKAATDENAILFPDGEQPGRPDTTTQPSEISPTAVNSSTDSSSMAPTNMTDGSQSSLERNFTSCPKFLLSEDEVQWLENGTLYIPSHEKLYEVGHYLKSKDGVLICAEGVTTVSKFDPILGWVTVAGLGLSEVCLALHLIAFTISPDLRNLSGRNLASLSLALFIAYGSFIIAQFIPTGSNICVGVALSTFYFFLAAFWWTSVLAWDVWRTIRLATVQLRCSSSGQQWGKFILYSMYAWLVPGLIVAAAVAVEYVDTDLFSWMPAEYRPFFGRNVCWFGQRKAILIYFAAPLTIILSVNLLLFISSAHMIRSTTSKSPTSSNQAGTRKQLGLYVRLALIMGLSWLAGLIAGAADFMPLWYVFVALCSLQGVFILLAYTCNPKVIRSIRNKICGCRKPKGRQSTYRAGPAGGLKSENLRRQGKANVCDSQDSNTSHLSRTSLSTKTTSTTSP, from the exons ATGAATGTCTTACTGGCACTGTGGCTGGTAAGTTGCGTTAACTTTCCAGCTGTGGTGCAATCGAGTGACATCATATTCGAGAACGCTTCTCTCGCTTCACGGGGCTCCATCCTGAATGACATCCAAGCGTTAAACATCTCTTGCTTTCCAAAGGATACATGTTACGATGATAAG GTGAGCCGTATCATCGATTCCCCAGTCTGGACAAAACGCAGCTGTCTTTGTGACGATTCGTGCATTCATTTCGGTGATTGCTGTCCGGAATCCAAGCAGTTCGATCCCAAACAACAACGGATAGCTGAAGCTAAATTCAGCTGTTTACAGTTACGGCAGTACAATTTCAATTGGATTGTGAACAAATGCCCGAAAGACGCCAATCCTGAGGTGACGCAAGCCTGCGAAACCGAACCAGCGGAATGGCAAATTCATTCGGATCCCATCAGCTACATGCCAGTGACCAATCAAGTTTCTGGTATTACCTATCGGAACTTAAACTGCGCTCAGTGCCATCAAGACGTGCCGGCCACTCTTGCCAATAACCAGTCATCCTTACTTCGTTTCTG GAACCCGAGATTGGAATGCAACTCTTTGTTAGCCGACAGCAGTATTTTAAACACAATGACAAAAGATGTTCTTGCCTCCAAG GTTCAATGggataaagagaaaaagatgtgGGGTCTCATGGTTGATATCGACGGCCATGGCGAACAGTTTCATTCTTGTTTCATTGATCCTGCTTTACCTGATGACCTGGTGTCTTCTTTGCGGTCGTGCCAGCCTTCAATAAATGAATGCCCTCCGGAGTGGATGGATGAAGATGTCCGCAACAAGTGCTTATCTTACACGTCTTTCGTCTACAGACCACAGGAAATCTTTCGTAACATGCACTGTGCAATTTGTAACGGAGCCCAACCACAGGAACTGTCATGCGAATCATCTGATATTTCTTTCCGGAAATTACCAAATTATTTGCATGACTTTAACCCATCAGCTTTCGCCCTCCTTTTCGATCTGAAAGATAAGGACGGAAACGGCATGGTTGGACAGGAGAAAAGCTGCGAAGATGGTCAACTTTACGATCCATTTTCCCGAAAGTGTCGCCCAGTATTTTGTTCACAGCCTGGAACCGTTTACCGTGAAGGACGTTGTTACGCACCCGAAACAGGATCTGCAACTACAATCAGCACTGACGTCGATAGCAAAGCAGCAACTGACGAAAATGCCATCCTATTTCCTGACGGAGAACAACCCGGACGACCTGATACAACAACCCAGCCGTCTGAAATTTCACCAACTGCTGTTAATTCTTCGACCGATTCCAGTTCGATGGCTCCAACAAACATGACCGATGGGAGCCAGAGCTCGTTGGAGAGGAACTTTACTTCCTGTCCTAAATTTCTTCTCTCGGAAGACGAAGTTCAGTGGCTAGAAAACGGCACCCTATACATCCCCTCGCACGAGAAACTCTACGAAGTGGGTCACTACCTAAAATCGAAAGATGGCGTTCTGATCTGCGCCGAAGGAGTCACCACCGTTTCTAAATTTGATCCTATTCTCGGATGGGTTACAGTCGCCGGACTGGGATTGTCCGAAGTGTGCCTAGCTCTGCACCTGATTGCGTTCACTATTAGTCCCGATTTGCGTAATTTGTCCGGTCGAAACTTGGCGTCTTTATCACTGGCTCTCTTTATTGCGTATGGTTCTTTCATCATAGCGCAGTTCATTCCCACTGGTAGCAACATTTGTGTCGGAGTTGCCTTGTCCACTTTCTACTTCTTTCTCGCTGCCTTTTGGTGGACATCTGTTTTAGCTTGGGACGTGTGGCGCACCATTCGATTGGCCACCGTTCAGCTGAGGTGCTCTTCTTCCGGTCAGCAGTgggggaaatttattttgtattcaatGTACGCTTGGTTGGTCCCCGGATTAATCGTAGCCGCAGCCGTTGCAGTCGAGTACGTTGACACGGATCTCTTTTCCTGGATGCCGGCAGAGTATCGTCCATTTTTCGGCCGAAATGTTTGTTGGTTCGGTCAACGCAAGGCGATTCTGATCTATTTCGCCGCTCCTCTTACCATCATTCTTTCAGTTAATCTTTTGCTCTTCATCAGTTCGGCTCACATGATTCGCAGCACCACTTCCAAGTCTCCGACGTCCAGCAATCAGGCAGGTACTCGTAAACAGCTGGGTCTGTACGTTCGATTGGCCCTGATCATGGGTCTGTCTTGGTTAGCTGGTTTGATTGCTGGAGCTGCTGATTTTATGCCCTTGTGGTATGTGTTTGTAGCCCTGTGTTCACTTCAGGGTGTCTTCATTCTGTTAGCCTACACCTGCAATCCTAAAGTAATCAGATCCATTCGTAACAAAATTTGCGGTTGTCGGAAACCTAAAGGGCGACAATCGACTTATCGGGCTGGTCCTGCTGGAGGTCTCAAAAGTGAAAACCTCAGACGGCAGGGTAAAGCTAATGTTTGTGATTCGCAAGATTCCAACACATCTCATTTGTCTAGAACTTCCCTTAGCACTAAAACGACCTCGACTACATCTCCTTAA
- the LOC124321136 gene encoding signal recognition particle 19 kDa protein-like produces the protein MLFFDASLEPSSGEVVKLLQFSDGEVADSDLRESVCFASVGAKRFQMASFARNSFNPNKKPSDPERWICVYPAYIDSNKTRVDGRRVPKSRAVDKPTCSEICDVLTAANFKVGVEPKFYPREPSKEDEMRGRVRVQLKNEDGTPVNPAFPSRDSVLLYIGEKIPHLKSRVFKSGGDGQSANQGGGGKKKGKGGRR, from the exons ATGTTATTCTTTGATGCCTCGCTcgagccatctagcggtgaggTGGTGAAGCTCTTGCAATTCAGTGACGGGGAAGTTGCAGACAGTGACTTACGCGAAAGTGTTTGTTTTGCTTCTGTTGGTGCAAAACGGTTTCAAATGGCCTCGTTTGCAAGAAATTCGTTCAATCCAAACAAGAAACCAAGTGATCCAGAGAG ATGGATTTGCGTATATCCAGCTTATATTGACAGCAACAAGACAAGGGTTGATGGCCGTCGGGTTCCCAAATCTCGTGCCGTTGATAAACCCACTTGTTCGGAAATTTGTGATGTCTTGACAGCTGCCAATTTCAAGGTTGGAGTTGAACCGAAATTCTATCCAAGGGAACCAAGCAAGGAGGATGAAATGCGAGGGAGGGTTAGAGTTCAATTGAAGAATGAAGACGGCACACCTGTAAATCCAGCATTTCCTTCAC GGGATTCAGTCTTATTATACATTGGTGAGAAAATTCCCCATTTGAAGAGTAGGGTCTTTAAATCAGGTGGAGATGGACAGTCTGCCAACCAAGGTGGTGGTGGcaagaaaaaaggcaaaggAGGAAGACGTTGA